One window of the Xenopus tropicalis strain Nigerian chromosome 10, UCB_Xtro_10.0, whole genome shotgun sequence genome contains the following:
- the nr1d1 gene encoding nuclear receptor subfamily 1 group D member 1: MTTLDCANNTGGVISYVGSSGSSPNRTSPVSMYSDCSSGSPQSGVSHYANYLPPSPSHSYSASSSGSGGEASPRSSYGLAASPGGLHVALDDGSRVSPSKTSSSITKLNGMVLLCKVCGDVASGFHYGVHACEGCKGFFRRSIQQNIQYKKCLKNETCSIVRINRNRCQQCRFRKCLSVGMSRDAVRFGRIPKREKQRMLAEMHSAMNHIASGHFGRRSPIPLQPHQQQQQQLHPSSSPLMGTAPCHSPTSLPDAYSQYPQQLTPPRSPSPEHMDDVISQVSMAHRQIFVYANDKVNKKTSWDHPQPCWSHDTEDSHGNHNIRLACPMNALHRGGPVRSVQEVWEDFSLSFTPAVREVVEFARHIPGFKDLTQNDQVTLLKAGTFEVLMVRFASLFDAREHSLRFLSGATYSLPELHAMGMGELLSSMFDFSEKLSSLSLSQEELGIFTALVLVSADRSGMENSSLVEQLQETLIRALRSLILKNSPNDTSRFTKLLLRLPDLRTLNNMHSEKLLSFRVDAH; encoded by the exons TACAGCGACTGCTCTAGTGGGAGCCCCCAGAGTGGTGTCAGCCACTATGCCAACTACTTGCCTCCATCTCCCTCCCACTCCTACAGTGCCAGCTCCTCTGGATCTGGGGGAGAAGCCTCGCCACGCTCGTCCTACGGTCTTGCAGCTTCCCCGGGGGGGCTTCATGTTGCACTGGATGATGGAAGCAGGGTGTCTCCTAGCAAAACCTCCAGCAGCATTACCA AGCTGAATGGTATGGTCCTTCTGTGCAAGGTCTGTGGAGATGTAGCTTCTGGATTTCATTATGGCGTCCATGCTTGTGAAGGTTGCAAG GGCTTTTTCCGACGCAGCATCCAGCAGAACATCCAGTACAAGAAATGCCTGAAGAATGAGACTTGCTCTATAGTGAGGATCAATAGGAACCGCTGCCAGCAGTGCCGCTTCCGCAAGTGTCTCTCCGTGGGCATGTCTCGAGATG CTGTGAGGTTTGGTCGTATCCCAAAGAGAGAGAAGCAGCGGATGCTGGCAGAGATGCACAGTGCTATGAACCACATTGCCAGCGGCCATTTTGGAAGGCGAAGTCCAATTCCACTTCAACCCcatcaacagcagcagcagcagctccatccctcctcctctcccctcATGGGCACAGCGCCATGCCACTCGCCCACGTCTCTGCCCGATGCCTACTCACAGTACCCGCAGCAGCTGACCCCACCTAGATCTCCCAGTCCGGAGCACATGGATGATGTTATCAGTCAGGTGTCCATGGCGCACAGGCAGATCTTTGTCTATGCCAATGACAAAGTGAACAAAAAGACTTCCTGGGACCATCCTCAACCGTGCTGGTCACATGACACTGAGGATTCCCATGGCAACCATAACATTCGGCTG GCTTGCCCCATGAATGCTCTACATCGGGGAGGTCCCGTCCGCTCTGTGCAAGAGGTGTGGGAAGACTTCTCACTCAGTTTCACCCCAGCTGTGCGAGAGGTAGTGGAATTTGCCCGTCACATTCCAGGGTTCAAAGACCTAACTCAGAACGACCAGGTCACCCTGCTCAAGGCTGGCACATTTGAG GTACTGATGGTGCGCTTTGCCTCCTTGTTTGATGCTCGGGAACATTCCTTGAGGTTCCTCAGCGGCGCCACTTACTCCCTTCCTGAACTGCATGCTATGGGAATGGGTGAACTTCTCAGCTCCATGTTCGACTTCAGTGAAAAGCTGTCATCTCTCAGTCTGAGCCAGGAGGAGCTGGGCATCTTTACAGCACTTGTACTGGTGTCTGCAG ATCGCTCCGGGATGGAGAATTCCTCCTTAGTAGAGCAGCTTCAAGAGACTCTCATACGTGCCCTTCGTTCCCTCATCCTGAAGAACAGTCCAAACGATACCTCCCGCTTCACCAAGCTGCTCCTGCGCCTCCCGGACCTGCGCACCCTGAACAACATGCACTCCGAGAAACTGCTCTCCTTTCGTGTCGATGCCCACTGA